A genome region from Paralichthys olivaceus isolate ysfri-2021 chromosome 6, ASM2471397v2, whole genome shotgun sequence includes the following:
- the LOC109630527 gene encoding carbohydrate sulfotransferase 11-like isoform X1 codes for MRMPRGGRLFLATCLGSLLVLVLYFQSITKPEPGVKTGSRPGKSRRGPLQTLYNGEQQLELLAAQRSLQGRRELLEQACLSNMRKRRVLSPEDLKHLIVDDKHSLIYCYVPKVACTNWKRVLMVLTSDGRYTDPLAIPANEAHVAGNLRTLSEFSVAEINQRLRSYLKFIFVREPFERLVSAYRNKFTRRYNTAFHKRYGTKIIRRHRSNPEPEALEKGSNVSFHEFVQYLVDPRTQREEPLNEHWERVHSLCHPCLIHYDVVGKYETLEPDAQAVLSLAGVEGTLQFPTSGKSTRTDGNMAASFFKKISPFYQKKLFNLYRMDFLLFNYSTPEYLRTR; via the exons ATGAGGATGCCCCGAGGAGGACGCCTGTTCCTGGCAACGTGCCTCGGCTCGCTCCTGGTTCTCGTGCTTTACTTCCAGAGCATCACCAAGCCAG AACCTGGTGTGAAGACTGGCAGCAGACCAGGGAAAAGCAGGAGAGGTCCACTGCAGACCCTCTACAATGGGGAGCAG CAGCTGGAGCTGTTGGCAGCTCAGAGGTCCCTCCAAGGCCGCAGGGAGCTGTTGGAGCAGGCGTGTCTGAGCAACATGAGGAAGCGCCGGGTACTCTCGCCCGAGGATCTCAAACACCTCATTGTGGATGATAAACACAGCCTTATTTACTGCTACGTCCCCAAG GTAGCCTGCACAAATTGGAAGCGCGTCCTCATGGTCCTCACTAGTGACGGTCGCTACACTGACCCCCTTGCCATCCCTGCCAATGAGGCGCATGTAGCTGGTAACCTCCGCACGCTGTCTGAGTTCTCAGTCGCTGAGATCAACCAACGCCTTCGCAGCTACCTCAAGTTCATCTTCGTACGAGAGCCCTTTGAGCGTTTGGTGTCTGCTTACCGGAACAAGTTCACACGCCGCTACAACACCGCTTTCCACAAGCGCTACGGAACCAAAATCATCCGCCGGCACCGGTCCAACCCAGAGCCAGAAGCACTGGAGAAAGGGAGTAATGTTTCTTTCCACGAGTTTGTCCAGTATCTCGTGGACCCTCGAACCCAACGAGAGGAACCCTTGAACGAGCACTGGGAACGGGTGCACTCGCTCTGCCACCCCTGTCTCATCCACTACGATGTGGTGGGGAAGTACGAGACCCTGGAGCCCGATGCTCAGGCTGTGCTCAGTTTGGCTGGAGTGGAGGGGACGCTTCAATTTCCAACATCTGGTAAGAGCACCAGGACTGATGGCAACATGGCTGCAAGCTTCTTTAAGAAAATCAGTCCTTTCTACCAGAAGAAACTGTTCAACCTATATCGCATGGACTTCCTGCTCTTCAACTACTCCACGCCGGAGTATCTCAGGACTCGGTGA
- the LOC109630527 gene encoding carbohydrate sulfotransferase 11-like isoform X2: protein MRMPRGGRLFLATCLGSLLVLVLYFQSITKPEPGVKTGSRPGKSRRGPLQTLYNGEQLELLAAQRSLQGRRELLEQACLSNMRKRRVLSPEDLKHLIVDDKHSLIYCYVPKVACTNWKRVLMVLTSDGRYTDPLAIPANEAHVAGNLRTLSEFSVAEINQRLRSYLKFIFVREPFERLVSAYRNKFTRRYNTAFHKRYGTKIIRRHRSNPEPEALEKGSNVSFHEFVQYLVDPRTQREEPLNEHWERVHSLCHPCLIHYDVVGKYETLEPDAQAVLSLAGVEGTLQFPTSGKSTRTDGNMAASFFKKISPFYQKKLFNLYRMDFLLFNYSTPEYLRTR, encoded by the exons ATGAGGATGCCCCGAGGAGGACGCCTGTTCCTGGCAACGTGCCTCGGCTCGCTCCTGGTTCTCGTGCTTTACTTCCAGAGCATCACCAAGCCAG AACCTGGTGTGAAGACTGGCAGCAGACCAGGGAAAAGCAGGAGAGGTCCACTGCAGACCCTCTACAATGGGGAGCAG CTGGAGCTGTTGGCAGCTCAGAGGTCCCTCCAAGGCCGCAGGGAGCTGTTGGAGCAGGCGTGTCTGAGCAACATGAGGAAGCGCCGGGTACTCTCGCCCGAGGATCTCAAACACCTCATTGTGGATGATAAACACAGCCTTATTTACTGCTACGTCCCCAAG GTAGCCTGCACAAATTGGAAGCGCGTCCTCATGGTCCTCACTAGTGACGGTCGCTACACTGACCCCCTTGCCATCCCTGCCAATGAGGCGCATGTAGCTGGTAACCTCCGCACGCTGTCTGAGTTCTCAGTCGCTGAGATCAACCAACGCCTTCGCAGCTACCTCAAGTTCATCTTCGTACGAGAGCCCTTTGAGCGTTTGGTGTCTGCTTACCGGAACAAGTTCACACGCCGCTACAACACCGCTTTCCACAAGCGCTACGGAACCAAAATCATCCGCCGGCACCGGTCCAACCCAGAGCCAGAAGCACTGGAGAAAGGGAGTAATGTTTCTTTCCACGAGTTTGTCCAGTATCTCGTGGACCCTCGAACCCAACGAGAGGAACCCTTGAACGAGCACTGGGAACGGGTGCACTCGCTCTGCCACCCCTGTCTCATCCACTACGATGTGGTGGGGAAGTACGAGACCCTGGAGCCCGATGCTCAGGCTGTGCTCAGTTTGGCTGGAGTGGAGGGGACGCTTCAATTTCCAACATCTGGTAAGAGCACCAGGACTGATGGCAACATGGCTGCAAGCTTCTTTAAGAAAATCAGTCCTTTCTACCAGAAGAAACTGTTCAACCTATATCGCATGGACTTCCTGCTCTTCAACTACTCCACGCCGGAGTATCTCAGGACTCGGTGA